Proteins co-encoded in one uncultured Bacteroides sp. genomic window:
- a CDS encoding glycogen/starch synthase yields the protein MVSSLLSPDYIFETSWEVCNKVGGIYTVLSTRAKTLQDSHKDRVIFIGPDLWIGKDNPLFIELDYLYKPWKLHAQANDKLVIRIGRWNIIGEPIVILVDFASFFSMKNEIYAEAWNKFQVDSLHAYGDYDEASMFAYASGKVAESFYNYNLNKKDRVIYQAHEWMTGLGALYLQSAVPEIATIFTTHATSIGRSIAGNLKPLYDYLSAYNGDQMARELNMESKHSIEKQTAHHVDCFTTVSDITNRECKELLEKEADVILKNGFEDDFVPKGKKYLTKRQKARSKMLNVANKLFGTDLGDDTLLICTSGRYEFKNKGIDVFIESLNRLNYDANFKKNVVAFINVPAGIPIPRKDLVDRLNNGGCTDPLEYPYITHWLDYMSNDKVLNMIKSLGMKNSKEDKVKIIFVPCYLDENDGVFDLNYYDLLLGYDISVYPSYYEPWGYTPLESIAFHVPTITTDLTGFGLWIQSIRTQHGINDGVKVIHRSDNNYFEVADAIKESIISFSAKSEEEIERIRNRAATTAEHALWKHFIKNYYNAYDIAFRNAKARILK from the coding sequence ATGGTAAGTTCGCTTTTAAGCCCTGATTATATTTTTGAAACTAGCTGGGAAGTCTGCAATAAAGTAGGAGGTATATATACTGTATTATCTACGAGAGCTAAGACTCTTCAAGATAGTCATAAAGACAGGGTAATCTTTATAGGTCCTGATCTTTGGATTGGTAAAGATAACCCATTATTTATTGAATTGGATTATCTTTATAAACCATGGAAATTGCATGCTCAAGCTAATGACAAGCTTGTAATTCGTATTGGAAGATGGAATATTATTGGTGAACCAATTGTCATTTTAGTTGATTTTGCTTCATTTTTCTCAATGAAAAATGAAATATATGCAGAGGCCTGGAATAAATTTCAGGTTGATTCATTACATGCTTACGGAGATTATGACGAAGCGTCCATGTTTGCATATGCATCAGGAAAAGTAGCAGAGAGTTTTTATAACTACAATCTGAATAAAAAGGACAGGGTTATTTATCAGGCACACGAATGGATGACCGGACTTGGTGCTTTATATCTTCAGTCTGCAGTTCCTGAGATTGCTACTATATTCACCACTCATGCAACTTCTATAGGACGTTCCATTGCAGGAAATCTGAAACCTTTATATGATTATTTATCTGCTTATAATGGCGATCAGATGGCTCGGGAACTTAACATGGAATCGAAACATTCTATAGAGAAACAGACAGCTCATCATGTAGACTGCTTTACTACTGTAAGTGATATAACGAATAGAGAATGTAAAGAACTGCTGGAAAAAGAAGCTGATGTTATTTTAAAAAATGGATTTGAAGATGATTTTGTTCCTAAGGGAAAGAAATATTTAACGAAACGACAAAAAGCACGTTCTAAGATGCTTAATGTTGCGAATAAATTGTTTGGAACTGATTTAGGTGATGACACATTGCTTATATGTACTAGTGGCAGATATGAATTTAAAAATAAGGGTATTGATGTTTTTATAGAATCATTAAACCGTTTGAATTATGATGCGAATTTTAAAAAAAATGTTGTTGCCTTTATTAATGTTCCTGCAGGGATACCTATACCTCGTAAGGATTTAGTTGATAGATTAAATAATGGCGGTTGTACAGATCCTTTAGAATATCCATATATTACTCACTGGTTAGATTATATGTCTAATGATAAAGTACTCAATATGATAAAGTCTTTGGGTATGAAGAATAGTAAGGAAGATAAGGTGAAAATTATCTTTGTTCCTTGCTATCTTGATGAGAATGATGGTGTATTTGATCTGAACTATTATGATTTGCTTTTGGGATATGACATAAGCGTTTACCCTTCATATTATGAACCTTGGGGATATACACCTTTGGAAAGTATTGCTTTTCATGTTCCAACAATTACCACTGATTTAACTGGCTTTGGTCTCTGGATTCAGAGTATCAGAACTCAGCATGGAATTAATGATGGGGTAAAGGTTATTCACCGCTCAGATAACAACTATTTTGAAGTGGCGGATGCTATTAAAGAATCAATTATTTCTTTTTCTGCTAAATCAGAAGAAGAAATAGAACGTATACGTAATCGTGCTGCTACAACGGCAGAGCATGCATTATGGAAACATTTTATTAAAAATTATTATAATGCGTATGACATTGCGTTTCGCAATGCTAAAGCGCGTATTTTAAAATAA
- the glgP gene encoding alpha-glucan family phosphorylase has translation MKVKVSNVNTPVWNEITVKSSIPKELQKLSEIAHNIWWSWDSEAVILFRDLDPLLWKEVGLNPVALLERMSFEKMEALSNDKVIIKRMNDIYARFREYVDVKSDINRPSVAYFSMEYGLSSVLKIYSGGLGVLAGDYLKEASDSNVDLCAVGFLYRYGYFTQTLSMDGQQIANYEAQNFGSLPLERVIDSDGKPLIVSVPYLDNFVHAYIWRVNVGRVSLYLMDTDNEMNSEFDRSITHQLYGGDWENRLKQEIMLGIGGMMTLKALDIKKDIYHCNEGHAALINIERICDYVASGLTFNEAIEVVRASSLYTVHTPVPAGHDYFDEGLFGKYMGGYPKKMGVSWADLMDMGRNNPGDAGERFCMSVFACNTSQEVNGVSWLHGKVSQEMFSSIWKGYFPEESHVGYVTNGVHFSTWAATEWKKLYAKYFDANFMHDLSNQSIWEAVYNVPDKEIWETRMALKNKLVDHIRKQFRDTWLNNQGDPSRIVSLLNKINPNALLIGFGRRFATYKRAHLLFTDLDRLSKVVNNPNCPVQFIFTGKAHPYDGAGQGLIKRIIEISRRPEFLGKIIFLENYDMTLARRLVSGVDIWLNTPTRPLEASGTSGEKALMNGVLNFSVLDGWWLEGYRENAGWAITEKVTYQNQEHQDQLDAATIYAMLENEIIPLYYDKNEEGYSTEWVKFVKNSIAQIAPHYTMKRQLDDYYSKFYNKLAKRYHALSADHCAKAKELAAWKETVVEKWDAIEMKSISVNGDTSKLILDSGKDYDVEVVIDEKGLDNAIGLELVTIVSDKDGKQRIYSTEEFELVKKEKDIYTFKTKYSLSNAGIFKVALRMFPKNVDLPHRQDFCYVRWLSM, from the coding sequence ATGAAGGTTAAAGTTAGTAATGTGAATACTCCTGTTTGGAATGAGATAACAGTGAAATCAAGTATTCCAAAGGAATTACAGAAATTATCAGAAATAGCTCATAACATTTGGTGGTCATGGGATTCTGAAGCAGTAATCCTGTTCCGGGATTTGGATCCTTTGCTCTGGAAAGAAGTTGGATTAAATCCTGTTGCTCTTTTAGAGCGCATGAGCTTTGAAAAGATGGAAGCTTTGTCAAACGATAAAGTTATCATTAAAAGAATGAATGATATATATGCCAGGTTTAGAGAATATGTGGATGTTAAATCAGATATCAACCGTCCTTCCGTGGCATACTTCAGTATGGAATATGGCTTGTCAAGCGTTCTTAAGATATATTCGGGAGGTTTAGGCGTTTTGGCTGGCGATTACCTGAAAGAGGCTTCTGATAGCAACGTAGATCTTTGTGCTGTTGGGTTTTTATATCGTTATGGGTATTTTACTCAGACACTTTCCATGGATGGACAGCAGATAGCAAATTATGAAGCTCAGAATTTTGGCAGCCTTCCGTTGGAACGCGTCATTGATTCTGATGGCAAACCGCTAATTGTATCTGTTCCTTATCTTGATAATTTTGTTCATGCATACATCTGGAGGGTCAATGTGGGAAGAGTTTCACTTTACCTAATGGATACTGACAATGAGATGAACAGTGAGTTTGATCGTTCTATTACTCACCAGCTTTATGGTGGCGACTGGGAAAACCGATTGAAACAGGAAATAATGTTAGGTATTGGTGGTATGATGACTTTGAAAGCTTTGGATATTAAAAAAGATATTTACCACTGCAATGAGGGACATGCCGCTTTAATCAACATAGAGCGTATCTGTGATTATGTTGCTTCCGGACTTACTTTTAATGAGGCTATTGAAGTGGTTCGTGCATCTTCACTCTATACTGTACATACACCAGTTCCTGCCGGACACGATTATTTTGATGAAGGCTTGTTTGGTAAGTACATGGGAGGTTATCCCAAGAAAATGGGTGTTTCATGGGCAGATTTGATGGATATGGGACGTAACAATCCTGGTGATGCCGGTGAACGTTTCTGTATGTCTGTATTTGCATGCAATACTTCTCAGGAAGTAAACGGAGTAAGTTGGTTGCATGGAAAAGTTTCCCAGGAAATGTTTTCTTCCATCTGGAAGGGATATTTCCCTGAAGAGAGTCATGTAGGATATGTTACAAACGGTGTTCACTTCTCCACTTGGGCGGCAACAGAATGGAAAAAATTATATGCCAAATATTTTGATGCAAACTTTATGCATGATCTTTCAAATCAGAGTATTTGGGAAGCTGTTTATAATGTGCCGGATAAGGAAATCTGGGAAACACGTATGGCTTTAAAAAATAAGTTAGTTGACCATATACGTAAACAGTTCCGTGATACATGGTTGAATAATCAGGGAGATCCTTCACGCATTGTTTCCTTGTTAAACAAAATTAATCCAAATGCTTTATTGATTGGATTTGGCCGTCGTTTTGCTACTTATAAGCGTGCGCATCTGTTGTTTACAGACTTAGATCGCCTTTCTAAGGTTGTAAATAACCCCAATTGTCCCGTTCAGTTTATTTTTACCGGAAAAGCCCATCCATATGATGGAGCCGGACAAGGTCTAATCAAACGAATTATTGAAATTTCTCGTCGTCCGGAATTCTTAGGTAAGATAATCTTCCTGGAAAATTATGATATGACATTAGCCCGTCGTCTGGTTTCAGGTGTTGATATCTGGCTGAATACTCCGACTCGTCCGTTGGAAGCTTCGGGAACATCTGGTGAAAAGGCATTAATGAATGGAGTTCTTAATTTCTCTGTTCTTGACGGATGGTGGCTTGAAGGCTATCGCGAAAATGCTGGATGGGCAATAACCGAGAAGGTTACTTACCAGAACCAGGAACATCAGGATCAATTAGATGCTGCAACTATTTACGCCATGCTCGAAAATGAAATCATTCCTTTGTATTATGATAAGAATGAAGAGGGTTATTCTACAGAATGGGTTAAATTTGTGAAGAATTCTATTGCTCAGATTGCTCCTCATTACACAATGAAGAGACAGCTGGATGATTATTACAGCAAGTTCTATAATAAATTAGCGAAACGTTACCATGCTTTATCTGCTGATCATTGTGCCAAGGCAAAAGAACTGGCTGCATGGAAAGAAACGGTAGTTGAGAAATGGGATGCGATTGAAATGAAATCAATCTCTGTTAATGGAGACACTAGTAAGTTGATTCTCGATAGTGGAAAGGATTACGATGTTGAAGTTGTGATTGACGAGAAAGGATTAGATAATGCGATTGGTCTTGAACTTGTAACGATTGTTAGTGATAAAGATGGTAAACAGCGAATTTATTCTACAGAAGAATTTGAACTGGTGAAGAAAGAAAAGGATATTTATACTTTCAAAACTAAGTATAGTCTGTCTAATGCCGGAATTTTTAAGGTTGCTTTGCGTATGTTCCCAAAGAACGTTGATCTTCCTCATCGCCAGGATTTCTGCTATGTTCGCTGGCTTAGTATGTAA
- a CDS encoding TlpA disulfide reductase family protein, giving the protein MKRISYLFAIASLSALSCTGGNTYKITGTVNGAADGDSVFIQNRVNREFIKVASAVIKNGQFVFEGKQDSAVNRYLTYTKGDAKYYEDFFLENGNISSYLGETDSIIGTPSNDIYHAFKSKMNALNSKEEAIYSSMQSAALSAEQRIAKNNEINALEKSMTETITQSIDENISTPVGIHLLKAYNYYLEFDKLETILAKVPAKYKMNEDILRLKDLVKTAKTTSVGQKFIDFAMLTPEGKSIKLSDYAGKGKYVLIDFWASWCGPCRQEMPNLVKAYSLYKDKGFEIVGVSLDKDGKSWKSGITKLNITWTQMSDLKYWNCEGAKLYAIRSIPHTVLIDKNGKIIARGLHGEELQAKLAELLK; this is encoded by the coding sequence ATGAAAAGAATCAGTTATTTATTTGCAATTGCTTCTCTATCAGCATTGTCGTGTACAGGTGGAAACACCTACAAAATAACAGGAACAGTTAATGGCGCTGCAGACGGTGACTCGGTGTTTATTCAAAACAGGGTTAACCGTGAATTTATAAAGGTTGCTTCTGCCGTTATTAAGAATGGTCAGTTTGTCTTCGAAGGAAAACAAGATTCTGCTGTTAACCGATATCTAACTTATACAAAAGGAGATGCGAAATATTATGAGGATTTCTTTCTGGAAAACGGAAATATAAGCTCATACCTGGGAGAAACAGATAGTATAATAGGTACTCCTTCCAACGATATTTACCACGCTTTTAAATCTAAAATGAACGCATTGAATAGTAAAGAGGAAGCTATCTATTCTTCAATGCAGTCAGCAGCTCTGTCAGCAGAACAAAGAATAGCAAAAAATAATGAAATAAATGCTTTAGAGAAGAGTATGACCGAAACCATCACTCAATCAATTGATGAAAACATTTCAACTCCTGTGGGGATTCATCTGCTAAAAGCCTACAATTATTATTTAGAATTTGATAAACTGGAAACAATCCTGGCTAAAGTTCCTGCAAAATACAAAATGAATGAAGATATTCTTCGTCTGAAAGATTTGGTTAAAACGGCAAAAACGACTTCCGTTGGTCAGAAATTTATTGACTTCGCAATGCTTACTCCCGAAGGAAAATCTATTAAACTATCAGATTATGCTGGAAAAGGAAAATATGTACTGATTGATTTCTGGGCTAGCTGGTGTGGTCCTTGCCGTCAGGAAATGCCTAACCTTGTAAAAGCCTATAGCCTGTATAAAGATAAAGGATTTGAGATTGTTGGCGTTTCACTGGATAAAGACGGAAAATCATGGAAAAGCGGGATTACAAAATTAAATATCACCTGGACGCAGATGTCTGATCTAAAATACTGGAATTGTGAAGGTGCCAAACTTTATGCTATTCGTAGCATTCCTCACACTGTTTTAATTGATAAAAACGGAAAAATTATTGCACGAGGACTTCATGGCGAAGAGTTACAAGCAAAGCTGGCTGAATTATTAAAATAG
- a CDS encoding sugar phosphate nucleotidyltransferase → MTTTLVVLAAKMGNKYGGLKQLEGIGPNGETILDYSIYDAVKAGFNKVIFVISKYFEQEFKEKVSSKYDGIIDIRYAFQEIESVPEEFRNSKRTVLWGSAHAVLVAKDVVNEPFGVINATNFYQRESFELLYNQLQNIRNTRGNYFMISFRLANTLAETGGVTRGICEVNEAGELNSIVDRVGVERVGGDPMYLNEYNKWEKLDENSFISMNMWGFTPDVFTSLSQSFDAFIAKSGTDMKAHLSLPQFINEMIQKGLKIKAINTPAKWMGLVSPDDRIQVILRINDLIRKGIYPNKIFGITNLLNN, encoded by the coding sequence ATGACTACGACTTTAGTGGTACTAGCCGCAAAAATGGGGAATAAATATGGTGGCCTTAAACAATTAGAAGGAATAGGTCCCAATGGAGAAACCATTCTCGACTATTCAATTTATGACGCTGTAAAAGCTGGATTTAATAAGGTTATTTTTGTTATTAGCAAGTATTTTGAGCAGGAATTTAAAGAAAAAGTTTCTTCAAAATATGATGGAATAATAGACATCAGGTATGCTTTTCAGGAAATTGAATCAGTTCCGGAAGAATTTCGAAATAGCAAAAGAACCGTGTTGTGGGGATCGGCACATGCAGTGCTTGTGGCTAAAGATGTTGTTAACGAACCTTTTGGTGTTATCAATGCCACGAATTTTTATCAACGAGAAAGCTTTGAATTGCTTTATAATCAGTTACAAAATATCCGTAATACCCGGGGAAACTATTTTATGATTAGTTTCCGTCTGGCTAATACTCTAGCCGAAACTGGGGGGGTAACTCGTGGAATATGTGAAGTGAATGAAGCCGGCGAACTGAATTCTATTGTAGACCGTGTTGGTGTAGAGCGGGTAGGAGGAGATCCAATGTATTTGAATGAATACAATAAATGGGAAAAACTGGATGAAAATTCATTTATTTCAATGAATATGTGGGGATTTACTCCCGATGTATTTACCTCACTAAGTCAATCATTCGATGCTTTTATTGCCAAAAGCGGCACAGATATGAAAGCGCATCTCTCATTACCTCAGTTTATCAATGAGATGATTCAGAAAGGATTAAAAATTAAAGCAATTAATACACCTGCAAAATGGATGGGATTAGTTTCTCCAGATGATAGGATTCAGGTGATTCTTCGTATTAATGACCTGATTCGTAAAGGTATATATCCTAATAAAATATTTGGAATAACTAATCTGCTAAATAATTAA
- the galE gene encoding UDP-glucose 4-epimerase GalE, with protein sequence MKERILVTGGTGYIGSHTVVELQNSGYEVIIIDNLSNSSADVIDNIEKVSGIRPAFEKLDCLDFAGLDTLFTKYKGIKAIIHFAASKAVGESVQKPLLYYRNNIVSLVNLLELMPKHGVEGIVFSSSCTVYGEPDQLPVTEQAPIKPATSPYGNTKQINEEIVRDTITSGAPINAILLRYFNPIGAHPTALLGELPNGVPQNLVPYITQTAMGIREQLSVFGHDYNTPDGTCIRDFINVVDLAKAHVIAIDRILNGKQKAKVETFNIGTGNGLSVLDLINAFEKSTGVKLNYKLVGRRVGDIEKVWANPDYANNELGWKAETTTEDTLLSAWKWQLKLRERGIQ encoded by the coding sequence ATGAAAGAAAGAATCTTAGTTACCGGAGGTACGGGCTATATTGGCTCTCACACGGTTGTAGAATTACAAAATAGTGGTTATGAAGTTATTATTATTGATAACTTGTCTAATTCAAGTGCTGATGTAATAGATAATATTGAAAAAGTATCCGGTATTCGTCCTGCTTTTGAAAAATTGGATTGTCTTGACTTTGCAGGTCTTGACACGTTGTTTACTAAATATAAAGGTATTAAGGCAATTATTCATTTTGCAGCCAGCAAAGCTGTAGGTGAATCTGTTCAAAAACCCTTGCTTTACTATCGCAATAACATTGTTTCTTTGGTTAATTTACTGGAACTAATGCCTAAACATGGTGTTGAGGGTATCGTTTTCTCTTCATCATGTACCGTTTATGGAGAACCGGATCAACTTCCTGTAACTGAACAGGCTCCTATTAAACCGGCAACTTCTCCTTATGGAAATACCAAACAGATAAATGAAGAAATTGTAAGAGACACTATAACCTCAGGAGCTCCGATTAATGCAATCCTTCTTCGTTATTTCAACCCGATTGGTGCTCACCCTACAGCTTTACTTGGCGAACTTCCTAATGGTGTTCCTCAGAATCTGGTTCCTTATATTACTCAAACTGCCATGGGCATCCGCGAACAGCTTAGTGTCTTTGGTCATGATTATAACACTCCCGACGGAACTTGTATCCGTGATTTTATCAATGTTGTTGATTTGGCTAAAGCACACGTGATTGCAATTGACCGTATTTTGAACGGAAAACAGAAAGCTAAGGTTGAAACCTTTAATATTGGTACAGGAAATGGACTCTCTGTGTTAGATTTGATTAATGCATTTGAAAAATCAACAGGAGTGAAACTAAATTATAAGCTTGTTGGTCGCCGTGTAGGTGATATCGAAAAGGTTTGGGCTAATCCTGATTATGCAAATAATGAATTGGGTTGGAAAGCTGAAACAACTACAGAAGATACACTTCTTTCTGCCTGGAAATGGCAATTAAAGCTAAGAGAAAGAGGTATTCAATAA
- a CDS encoding carboxypeptidase-like regulatory domain-containing protein has translation MKTLFKSMGYLLLIMFFANIQSIAVASVTENYFTINGIVKDSETKKILQYVTVSIPGSSTTTISNVEGEFSLKVKTSLNAKEIEISHVGYLSSRIPISNDQQSKTYFLRPNAYVLKEVVVIPGFARSLVEQAVAKIENNYSPASNMFNSFYRETVQKGKRYIQVSEAVLNLYKEPYSKGIDRDRVRIFKGRKLVSQKSKDTLAVKLMGGPYMAVLLDVVKNRDILLDKEMISSYDYTMEEPVNLDNRLQYVIGFRPAVVLPYALYFGKYYIDQETMAFTRIEFSLDLRDRDKAISQILIKKPAGLRFKPLDVNFLVTYKVQNGISYMNYMRTESQFTCDWKRRLFKSKYDIVAEMVSTERDDTPKESIPYKESFKYEQMFSDKVENFTDEDFWGEYNIIAPTESLLDGLTKLKKQYK, from the coding sequence ATGAAAACACTATTTAAAAGTATGGGTTATCTGTTACTTATAATGTTTTTTGCAAACATTCAAAGTATAGCAGTAGCTTCTGTTACAGAGAACTATTTTACAATTAACGGAATTGTGAAAGACTCGGAGACCAAAAAAATACTCCAGTATGTTACTGTTTCTATCCCTGGAAGTTCTACAACTACAATATCCAATGTTGAGGGAGAATTTTCGCTAAAGGTTAAAACATCATTAAATGCCAAAGAGATTGAAATCTCACATGTAGGGTATTTAAGTTCTCGTATTCCTATCTCTAACGACCAACAATCTAAGACTTATTTTCTCCGTCCCAATGCTTATGTATTGAAAGAAGTGGTTGTTATTCCCGGATTTGCCCGTTCGTTAGTTGAACAAGCAGTAGCCAAAATTGAGAACAATTATAGTCCTGCTTCTAATATGTTTAACAGCTTCTATCGGGAAACAGTTCAGAAAGGCAAAAGATACATTCAAGTATCCGAAGCAGTATTGAATCTCTATAAAGAACCTTACTCCAAGGGAATAGACAGAGACCGTGTACGTATCTTTAAGGGGCGTAAGCTGGTAAGTCAAAAATCCAAGGATACATTGGCAGTTAAATTAATGGGTGGTCCTTATATGGCTGTACTTCTTGATGTAGTTAAAAACCGGGATATTTTATTGGATAAAGAAATGATATCCTCTTACGATTATACAATGGAAGAACCTGTAAATCTGGATAATCGTCTGCAATACGTTATCGGTTTCCGTCCGGCTGTTGTTTTGCCTTATGCGCTTTATTTCGGTAAGTACTATATCGATCAGGAGACAATGGCATTTACCCGGATTGAGTTTAGCTTAGATTTGCGTGATCGTGACAAGGCAATTAGTCAGATACTTATCAAGAAGCCGGCAGGACTCCGTTTCAAACCATTGGATGTTAATTTCTTAGTTACCTATAAAGTACAAAATGGAATAAGCTACATGAATTATATGCGTACCGAATCTCAGTTTACGTGTGACTGGAAAAGAAGATTATTCAAAAGTAAGTATGATATAGTTGCTGAGATGGTATCAACAGAGCGTGATGATACTCCGAAAGAATCTATTCCATACAAAGAATCATTTAAGTATGAGCAGATGTTCTCAGACAAGGTGGAAAACTTCACAGATGAAGATTTTTGGGGTGAATATAATATTATAGCACCTACCGAGTCTTTGCTGGATGGTTTAACCAAACTGAAAAAACAATATAAATAA
- a CDS encoding RNA polymerase sigma-70 factor — MLDDLLLLNRIKNGDVQAFEKLFRSYYKPLCYYADSFLNDMDSAEEIVQNLFYQFWKERADLQIRLSVKSYLFQSVQNNAFSYLKHLQVMDVYREKITQEELEISNISPADDLEYKELESQFAYLLQRLPERQRRIFCMNRFGGKKYSEIAKELSVSVKTVEADISKVLVVLRKELKHYNQ; from the coding sequence ATGCTAGATGATTTGCTCCTCCTTAACAGGATAAAGAATGGCGATGTTCAGGCTTTCGAAAAACTATTCCGGTCATATTATAAGCCTCTTTGCTATTATGCAGATTCTTTCTTGAATGACATGGATAGTGCTGAAGAAATCGTTCAGAACCTGTTCTATCAATTCTGGAAGGAGAGGGCGGATTTACAAATAAGGCTTTCAGTGAAATCTTACTTGTTTCAATCAGTTCAGAATAATGCTTTCAGTTACCTTAAACATCTTCAGGTGATGGATGTTTACCGTGAAAAGATAACGCAGGAAGAACTGGAAATAAGTAATATTTCTCCGGCTGATGATCTGGAATACAAAGAGTTGGAAAGCCAATTTGCATATTTACTTCAACGATTGCCTGAACGGCAGCGAAGAATATTCTGTATGAACCGTTTTGGCGGAAAGAAGTATTCTGAGATTGCCAAAGAACTCTCAGTTTCAGTTAAAACAGTGGAAGCGGATATCAGTAAAGTACTTGTTGTCCTGCGAAAGGAATTGAAACATTATAATCAATAA
- a CDS encoding FecR domain-containing protein, whose translation MFRKEPNTDIAWSALYSRLEKDNLLNEEGYSYKQRRKILPAYYWAAACVIALLSASVFLYTHSGKESKELLTLQNTDSGNILVKTLDDGSTIYLTTNASLSYPKSFSPNQREVSLQGEALFDIAKNPEKPFLIQTDRVTVKVLGTAFNVKSSVDGHFELAVKRGRVRVTEKEGGNFIDVTAGQSVSFVGKHLVKYTNMDKRFFDHYTAKMRFKDETLENIVHVINQNNDSFVVLKGNQLKTSRLNVQFYKNSVDEMTQIISLALNLKREIRQDTIYISQH comes from the coding sequence ATGTTCAGAAAAGAGCCCAATACAGACATTGCGTGGAGCGCACTTTATTCAAGGCTGGAAAAAGATAACCTGTTGAATGAAGAAGGCTACAGCTATAAACAGAGAAGAAAGATACTTCCTGCTTATTATTGGGCTGCAGCATGCGTGATAGCACTTTTAAGCGCATCAGTCTTTTTATATACTCATTCAGGAAAAGAAAGCAAAGAACTGCTTACACTGCAGAATACTGACAGTGGAAATATTCTGGTAAAGACACTGGATGATGGTTCTACCATTTATTTGACAACTAATGCTTCCTTGAGTTATCCGAAATCATTTTCTCCAAATCAAAGGGAGGTGTCACTCCAGGGAGAAGCACTTTTTGATATTGCTAAGAATCCCGAAAAACCGTTTCTTATTCAAACGGACAGAGTAACAGTGAAGGTGCTGGGAACAGCGTTTAATGTAAAATCATCTGTTGATGGACATTTTGAGCTTGCTGTGAAACGCGGAAGAGTAAGAGTTACCGAAAAGGAGGGAGGAAATTTTATTGATGTAACCGCAGGACAGTCGGTTTCTTTTGTAGGCAAGCATCTGGTTAAATACACAAATATGGATAAAAGGTTTTTTGATCATTATACTGCTAAGATGCGATTTAAGGACGAAACTCTTGAAAATATAGTGCATGTTATCAATCAAAATAATGATTCTTTTGTTGTTCTAAAGGGTAATCAGCTCAAGACATCCAGATTAAACGTACAATTCTATAAGAATAGTGTAGATGAAATGACACAAATAATTAGCCTGGCCCTTAATCTGAAGCGCGAGATCCGTCAGGATACTATTTATATTTCGCAACATTAA